Within the Trachemys scripta elegans isolate TJP31775 chromosome 4, CAS_Tse_1.0, whole genome shotgun sequence genome, the region ccaagccaggactagcagctgagcctggtgcagggtgggagccaccagccaggtcttccccagtcctgccccccccccccccagtgatttacctctctgccggctgccctggacACCCAAAATATATTGCTGGGAAGGGTTACATGACTGCTCTTGttgcttccctttgtttccctgtcagaaaatcatttttctgcagggaagcaaagaaatctgtgggagatataaattctgcgcatgctcagtggtgcagaattcccccaggagtaaaagaaATGCATAGCATAATGCAAATTTCTCTTGAACCAATATCTAAAAACATACTGATAAAGCTGTGTATATGCTGCTGGTTTTTTGTATTAATGACTTTGTCAGTAAATCCTATCCAGGCACCAGCTAACCAGTAATAAATTATGTGAGGAAAATacttattttcaaactttttaaagcTCCGCTACAAACTGGAGACAAACATACAAATTATCTATTGAAGGCTAAAATAAGGGCACATGAAGAGTGGGTTTCTAATTTATATTCTTACACAACACCTTTCTGAGCATGGATGTAAATGCTTTTCTATAAAAAGATGACTAAAGTGTCTGTGTTTGGAAGGTGATACTGGATCTTGAGGAAGAGAGGCAGCGGCATGCCCAAGACACTGCTGAAGGAGATGATGTCACCTACATGTTGGAGAAGGAGCGGGAGCGGCTGACTCAGCAGGTGCGCCTTGGGAGTTAATAATTAGCCTTCCCCACAGAAAGCTGAATGCTCTCAGAACCCACAGATGCACTAAGTCTGGGTGATGTAGCAGAACATTTGTCTAATTGTACCTGAATATCAAATAAATATTAAGGATAAGACTTTACAGTTCCTGGCTTTTGTCAACCACATGTAAAATACCAGCTTGTCCTACCCAGTTTTCCATGTGTGAAATGGATTAAAATGTTCACAGGCTAAGAAAGCTTGTTTCAGCCTTGAAACGGAAAAGAACTCAGGAAGTAAGCTGAACTTAAAGACAAAACACTCTGAGTCACACCCTGTGACTTTCTGATACTTTGCAGTACTGGTGCAGAACTCCCAAACTAGTAGGGGGAAGAATTGGTATACTTTTGTTCAGAGAGCCACAGTAATGTAGATTCATGTTCCTGCTTTATCTGTAACACAAGAACAATAGAAAGCTATAGCATTAGACTTTAGACCTCCATAAACGTTTCTAAATGGCATTGTAAAGCAGATTAATACGGGGTGGGGAGGCAGAACCAGTAAAAGGGAAACTTCTGTATGCTAGATCATGGGTATATATTACACTAAAAGTAAACAACTGAAAATTTCCCATCAGTGACTATATAAAGTGGTACAGTAATGCTAATGTTACATGTACATGCCAAGAACTGATTTGAGCTGTTAGCCATGCAAGAGTTGGTGACCTCACAGACACCTAAAGTGGAACAGGGACCCATGCTGCTTTATGTTTGGTGTTAGTGAGGCCCTCTGTTGCTGCAGAATATAGGATTGTGAACTCCGGTAGATAAGGAAATCTGATCTGTAGCTCTACCACGTTAGTTGTTTGGGGTATTGAAAGTTACCTCATTTGCACATGGGAGGCTTTTTAGTTCCTTCTGAGAACCCTTCTGTCTTCTTTTCCAGCTGGAATTCGAAAGGACCCAAGTGAAAAAATTTGAAAAAGAGCAGAAGAAGCTGTCGAGCCAGTTGGAGGAGGAGCGGGCACGCCACAAGCAACTGTCCTCCATGCTTGTGCTGGAGTGCAAGAAAGCCACAGCCAAGGTAGTGGAAGAGGGACAGAAGGCAGGGGAGCTGAGCCTGAAACTGGAGAAAGAGAGGAGCAAAGTGAgcaagctggaggaggagctggcctCCAAGAAGAAGCGGGGTTTGCAGATGGAGGCACAGGTGGAAAAGCAGCTCTCAGAGTTCGACATTGAAAGAGAACAGCTGAGAGCTAAGCTGAACCGAGAAGAGAACCGGACAAAGGCACTCAAGGAAGAGGTGGAGAGCCTGAAAAAAGCCCTGAAAGAACTGGAGGTTCCTTGCCAGGGCACCAATcctgctgagcactcacaacaaAACCCCTCAATGATGTCCAGAGGTATAGAAACAGAGAGCCCACTGGTGAGGTCTGTGTCTTGCCAGACAGAAAGTTCCCAGGCAGACAGAACCAATCTGGGCAATACAGGCATAACTGCACACatggcccttcccagccctgccacacctACCCATCCCTATGCTAAAGCAAATGGGCACTGTGACACAGACATGCAAACAAGTGGTGACCTAGTGCAGACAGACATAGCAGAGAACCAGGCACTGCTGAGAGAGAAGCCCGTTGGTCCAGTCCCAGAAAGTGCAGTTGAGAATGGAAGTTCCCCTGTAAGAACAGAATCTCCTGTGTATATGATCCCACAGCTTCCTTCTGGTGGGAcgtctctctctcccagcagcacagctgcctcATCTCTGACATCTTCTCCATGTTCGTCCCCAGTTCTGACTAAACGTTTGGTAGGAGCTTCAGGAAATAGCCCTGGTTACCAGTCATCCTATCAGGTGGGGATCAACCAACGTTTCCATGCTGCCAGACACAAATTCCAGTCCCAAGCTGATCAGGACCATCAGTCGAGTGGCCTGCAGAGCCCACCATCGAGGGATTTGTCTCCTACCCTTGCAGACAACTCCGCTGCCAAGCAGTTAGCCCGCAACACAGTCACTCAGGTTCTTTCCAGATTCACCAGTCAGCAGGGACCTATAAAGCCAGTCTCTCCGAATAGTTCGCCCTTTGGCACGGACTATCGGAATCTGGCCAACGCTGCGAGTCCAAAAACCGAGTCCAGCCCGGGCAAAGTTTCTAGCCCGCTGAGCCCATTGTCTCCTGGGATTAAATCCCCAACAATCCCTAGAGCAGAAAGAGGGAACCCTCCACCTATTCCTCCAAAGAAACCTGGCCTGGCTCAGTCCCCAGCGACTCCTACCCCACTAACCAAAACCCCTTCCCAGGCATCCTCTCTTGGTGCCACCATGGACTTGGCAAGTAGCTGCTCTAACAATGCCGTAGTAGCCAACGGTAAAGACATTGAGATACTGTTGCCAACGAATAGCTAATCTTTAGAAAACGTGACTGTAGCATTCCATGGCTTAGCGTCCTAGAGCTAAGAGACACTGTTTTATCCACTCCACGTTATTTATTTGGGTAGTAGCAGAATGGGTCTGTATAATTCCTTTagtgtactttttttaaaaataggtaggAAATTTTATGTTGATGTATAAACCTTAACTATAGAGCTGTAAGTTAGCCTCTAAAGGTGTCTCATGTCAGCAGTCAAATGAAACAAGGAGGGAAGAAAATGTGCTGGGAGCTGACTAGCAAACTATAATGGGGCTGAagcattcattttaatttatgcAGAAATCCCTTGTGCAGATTTTTATTCCAGATGAACACTGTATAAAAAGTGCCTGAACTAAGCCTGTGATATGAATGTGGTTTTctgtacaaaacaaaaaagggaccATCTAACCGCAGAAATAACAGCCCTTCTATGAATCATGAATGTTTAAATCactgttttttaatcctttccaaTTGTTCTTAAATCAAGTTTGTAAACTACATGCTACAGAATGAAAATCTTTCAAAGGTGACCACAATGTGGCCCCAGTTTTGCTGTCCTGTTAGGATGTAGTTCCTGTTGACATCAGAGGAGATGCACATGA harbors:
- the CTTNBP2NL gene encoding CTTNBP2 N-terminal-like protein — protein: MNLEKLSKPELLTLFSILEGELEARDLVIDALKAQHRNTFIEERYGKYNISDPLMALQRDFEMLKVGNHGEKQPVCANPLSILKVVMKHCKNMQERMLSQLAAAESRHRKVILDLEEERQRHAQDTAEGDDVTYMLEKERERLTQQLEFERTQVKKFEKEQKKLSSQLEEERARHKQLSSMLVLECKKATAKVVEEGQKAGELSLKLEKERSKVSKLEEELASKKKRGLQMEAQVEKQLSEFDIEREQLRAKLNREENRTKALKEEVESLKKALKELEVPCQGTNPAEHSQQNPSMMSRGIETESPLVRSVSCQTESSQADRTNLGNTGITAHMALPSPATPTHPYAKANGHCDTDMQTSGDLVQTDIAENQALLREKPVGPVPESAVENGSSPVRTESPVYMIPQLPSGGTSLSPSSTAASSLTSSPCSSPVLTKRLVGASGNSPGYQSSYQVGINQRFHAARHKFQSQADQDHQSSGLQSPPSRDLSPTLADNSAAKQLARNTVTQVLSRFTSQQGPIKPVSPNSSPFGTDYRNLANAASPKTESSPGKVSSPLSPLSPGIKSPTIPRAERGNPPPIPPKKPGLAQSPATPTPLTKTPSQASSLGATMDLASSCSNNAVVANGKDIEILLPTNS